The proteins below come from a single Miscanthus floridulus cultivar M001 chromosome 1, ASM1932011v1, whole genome shotgun sequence genomic window:
- the LOC136509472 gene encoding salt tolerance receptor-like cytoplasmic kinase 1 — protein MLLQRRGGLLCCGCGGSAAAVAVGGRAPIPGDDSAADGQLPSAKSAAGTGTGVAATARQLSWAQVEAMTSGFTSAVVGEGGFSTVYLGRLAGSLAAVKVHRSSERLQRAFRQELDALLRVRHPHIVRLLGFCDQRDEGVLVLEFAPNGNLHEQLHGDGTAAPMPWARRVSVALQVSLALEYLHQQCEPQVVHGDVKASNVLLDAGMGARLCDFGSARAGFSAAVVARPGPGPRPRGLRSVLGSPGYVDPHYLRSGVVTKKSDVYSFGVLLLELLTGVQAFRDGRLLTASVAPKLVAAGNGVAGELVDRRLGCRYDAREAAAVVALAAACVGDNPSLRPSMADVVRTLEQLQHGRSSVVMSTAAAAAGGKL, from the exons ATGCTGCTGCAAAGGCGCGGCGGCCTCCTCTGCTGCGGGTGCGGCGGCAGCGCCGCGGCCGTGGCCGTCGGCGGCCGCGCGCCCATTCCGGGAGACGACAGCGCCGCCGATGGCCAGCTGCCCAGCGCCAAGAGCGCGGCCGGCACAGGCACCGGTGTCGCTGCCACCGCGAGGCAGCTGTCGTGGGCGCAGGTGGAGGCCATGACGagcggcttcacgtcggccgtcgTCGGCGAGGGCGGCTTCAGCACCGTCTACCTCGGCCGCCTCGCGGGGTCCCTCGCCGCCGTCAAGGTCCACCGCAGCAGCGAGCGCCTCCAACGCGCGTTCCGCCAGGAGCTCGACGCGCTCCTCCGCGTTCGCCACCCGCACATCGTCCGCCTCCTCGGCTTCTGCGACCAGCGAG ACGAAGGCGTGCTGGTGCTGGAGTTCGCGCCGAACGGGAACCTGCACGAGCAGCTCCACGGCGACGGCACGGCGGCGCCGATGCCGTGGGCGCGGCGGGTGTCGGTGGCGCTGCAGGTGTCCCTCGCGCTGGAGTACCTCCACCAGCAGTGCGAGCCGCAGGTGGTGCACGGCGACGTGAAGGCGTCCAACGTGCTGCTGGACGCGGGCATGGGCGCCAGGCTGTGCGACTTCGGGTCGGCGCGCGCGGGGTTCTCGGCGGCCGTCGTCGCCCGCCCTGGCCCTGGCCCGCGCCCGCGGGGGCTGCGCTCCGTGCTGGGGTCCCCGGGCTACGTGGACCCGCACTACCTCCGCTCCGGCGTGGTCACCAAGAAgagcgacgtgtacagcttcggcgtgCTCCTGCTCGAGCTGCTCACCGGCGTGCAGGCGTTCCGCGACGGCCGGCTCCTGACGGCGTCCGTGGCGCCGAAGCTCGTCGCCGCGGGCAACGGCGTGGCCGGCGAGCTCGTGGACCGGAGGCTGGGGTGCCGGTACGACGCCCGCGAGGCGGCGGCCGTGGTGGCGCTGGCGGCCGCGTGCGTTGGGGACAACCCGAGCCTCCGGCCGTCGATGGCCGACGTTGTGCGGACCCTGGAGCAGCTGCAGCACGGCCGGTCCTCGGTCGTCatgtccaccgccgccgccgccgccggtgggaAGCTGTAG